One segment of Spiroplasma cantharicola DNA contains the following:
- the rpsI gene encoding 30S ribosomal protein S9 has product MAAKKEVVMYRGTGRRKSSVAQVILTPGQGEIIVNGKPALEFFPYATLVQDMEQPLDATGTKSDFSIKITVKGGGFTGQAGAARLGIARALLEASKDYKPELRGNGLLTRDARVKERKKYGLYGARRAPQFSKR; this is encoded by the coding sequence ATGGCAGCAAAAAAAGAAGTTGTTATGTATAGAGGAACAGGAAGAAGAAAATCTTCAGTTGCTCAAGTAATACTGACTCCTGGACAAGGTGAAATTATAGTTAATGGAAAACCAGCTTTAGAGTTTTTCCCATATGCAACATTAGTTCAAGATATGGAACAACCTTTAGATGCAACAGGTACAAAATCAGATTTTTCAATCAAAATTACTGTTAAAGGTGGAGGATTTACTGGTCAAGCTGGAGCAGCTCGTTTAGGGATTGCAAGAGCTTTATTAGAAGCAAGCAAAGATTACAAACCAGAATTAAGAGGGAATGGTTTATTAACACGTGATGCTCGTGTTAAAGAACGTAAAAAATACGGACTTTATGGAGCACGTAGAGCACCACAATTCTCAAAACGTTAA
- a CDS encoding alpha/beta fold hydrolase, with translation MFKLKELELFAQDGKKIHTYIWDDVKEVKGILQLVHGSCEHSKRYNDFAKFLNDNHWIVISNDHRGHGKTADLEKQELGYFADENGWKILVDDLFLINNYIKKNYSNKKIVMLGHSMGSFLARSYAIDYGETIEGLVLSGTAWESKLSLKFGVRVAKSRQKKFGAKNIDQFIWNLSYKKFNKKFNKEGNTGSEWLSIDKDNVRKFIEDPLCGQVFTTSAFKDLFEGLLYIQNKKSISNMRKDLPIILVSGSNDPVGQYGKKVIKTYKKFKKAKLKVGLKIYENLRHEILFDIDKELVAQDTLKFLNAI, from the coding sequence GTGTTTAAATTGAAAGAATTAGAATTATTTGCTCAAGATGGTAAAAAAATTCATACTTATATTTGAGATGATGTTAAAGAAGTAAAAGGTATCTTGCAACTTGTTCATGGAAGCTGTGAGCACTCTAAAAGATATAATGACTTTGCTAAATTTTTAAATGATAACCATTGAATTGTAATTTCAAATGACCATAGAGGTCATGGAAAAACTGCTGATTTAGAAAAACAAGAATTAGGCTATTTTGCAGATGAGAATGGGTGAAAAATTTTAGTTGATGATTTATTTCTAATAAACAATTATATTAAAAAGAACTACTCAAATAAAAAAATTGTTATGTTAGGACATTCAATGGGAAGTTTTTTAGCAAGAAGTTATGCAATTGATTATGGAGAAACAATTGAGGGGTTAGTTCTAAGTGGAACTGCTTGGGAAAGTAAACTTTCTTTAAAATTTGGAGTTAGAGTTGCTAAATCAAGACAAAAAAAATTTGGAGCCAAAAATATTGATCAATTCATATGAAATTTAAGTTATAAAAAATTTAATAAGAAGTTTAATAAAGAGGGAAATACTGGTTCTGAGTGATTGTCTATTGATAAAGATAATGTTAGAAAATTTATTGAAGACCCTTTATGCGGACAAGTTTTTACAACTTCTGCTTTTAAAGATTTATTTGAAGGACTTTTATATATCCAAAATAAAAAAAGTATTTCAAATATGAGAAAAGATTTGCCAATAATTTTAGTATCAGGATCTAATGATCCAGTTGGTCAATATGGTAAAAAAGTTATTAAAACTTATAAGAAATTTAAAAAAGCTAAATTAAAAGTAGGTTTAAAAATTTATGAAAATTTAAGACATGAAATACTTTTTGATATAGATAAAGAACTAGTTGCCCAAGATACTTTAAAATTTTTAAATGCAATTTAA
- the pta gene encoding phosphate acetyltransferase, whose amino-acid sequence MWSIKEIENKIKAIKKKQTIVFPEGTQEKIQQNATFLVENDLAIPVLLFNTKSEVPNKLHEKIQVVIIDEYDKQEMIKVFLEVRKDKADEPTAKKLMNQRTYFGVMMMKLDLADAMICGLEYTTADTLRPALQIIKTSKKYSIASSVFLMSKEKEIYLFTDCALNVDPNANQLADIASMSADFAQQLNEKDVQVAMLSYSTSGSGMGPSVDKVKEAVNLLKAKSTKGIIFDGEMQFDSAFDKSVRVKKYPTTKITKEHPDVYVFPDLNSGNIGYKIAQRFGNFQAAGPFILGLNKPVNDLSRGATLEDIKQTSIVTIYTSMFNGGDK is encoded by the coding sequence ATGTGATCAATTAAAGAAATAGAAAATAAAATTAAAGCAATTAAAAAGAAACAAACAATTGTTTTTCCAGAAGGAACTCAAGAAAAAATACAACAAAATGCAACATTTTTAGTAGAAAATGATTTAGCAATTCCAGTATTACTTTTTAATACAAAGAGTGAAGTACCAAATAAATTACATGAAAAAATACAAGTTGTTATTATTGATGAGTATGATAAACAAGAAATGATTAAAGTCTTTTTAGAAGTAAGAAAAGATAAGGCTGATGAACCTACGGCAAAGAAACTAATGAATCAAAGAACTTATTTTGGAGTGATGATGATGAAATTAGATTTAGCTGATGCAATGATTTGTGGTTTAGAATATACAACAGCTGATACATTAAGACCAGCTTTACAAATTATTAAAACAAGCAAGAAGTATTCAATAGCTTCATCTGTTTTTCTAATGTCAAAAGAAAAGGAAATATATTTATTTACAGATTGCGCGTTAAATGTTGACCCAAATGCAAACCAATTAGCAGATATTGCTTCAATGTCAGCTGATTTTGCTCAACAATTAAATGAAAAAGATGTGCAAGTTGCAATGTTAAGTTATTCAACAAGTGGTTCAGGAATGGGGCCAAGTGTAGATAAGGTAAAAGAAGCAGTTAATTTATTAAAAGCAAAATCAACAAAAGGAATAATTTTTGATGGAGAAATGCAATTTGATTCTGCCTTTGATAAAAGTGTAAGAGTTAAGAAATACCCAACAACAAAAATTACAAAAGAACACCCAGATGTTTATGTGTTTCCAGATTTAAACTCTGGAAACATTGGATATAAAATTGCTCAAAGGTTTGGTAATTTTCAAGCAGCTGGCCCATTTATATTAGGTTTAAATAAACCTGTAAATGACCTTTCAAGAGGAGCAACTTTAGAAGATATTAAGCAAACATCAATTGTAACAATATATACATCAATGTTTAATGGAGGAGATAAATAA
- a CDS encoding type III pantothenate kinase, producing MKILLVDIGNTTADFRLWDKNTNKLTKLIRPETKDPKWRRSKVLSKYFLDNKIKIDKISYVSVVPEWNDIMRALANNVGVEISNLRDDFDIQKELFKVDNINKLGADFISNFYGAIENYKFTNGAIISMGTTSTIAIIKDKELQGTIICPGLKNSLNCLISSAVLLQNNDYQKSNKIYGTNTIDAINIGAFNAHYLMLTSMIKKLNLDFAIFTGGNSIQFEEDILKDGYIFDESLIFKGLIKLNK from the coding sequence ATGAAAATACTACTAGTTGATATTGGAAATACAACTGCTGATTTCCGTTTGTGAGATAAAAATACTAATAAACTAACAAAACTAATTAGACCAGAAACTAAAGACCCAAAATGAAGAAGAAGTAAAGTACTAAGTAAGTATTTTTTAGATAATAAAATAAAAATTGACAAAATTAGTTATGTCTCTGTTGTGCCAGAATGAAATGATATTATGAGAGCTTTAGCAAATAATGTTGGTGTAGAAATCTCAAATTTAAGAGATGATTTTGATATTCAAAAAGAATTATTTAAAGTTGATAATATTAATAAATTAGGAGCAGATTTTATATCTAATTTTTATGGTGCAATTGAAAATTACAAATTTACAAATGGAGCCATAATTTCTATGGGTACAACTTCCACTATTGCAATAATTAAAGATAAAGAATTGCAAGGAACTATAATTTGTCCAGGATTAAAAAATTCATTAAATTGTTTAATCTCAAGTGCAGTTCTTTTACAAAATAATGATTATCAAAAATCAAATAAAATTTATGGAACAAATACAATTGATGCAATAAATATTGGTGCATTTAATGCCCATTACTTAATGTTAACTTCAATGATTAAAAAACTAAATTTGGATTTTGCTATTTTTACAGGTGGAAATTCAATTCAATTTGAAGAGGATATACTAAAGGATGGCTATATCTTTGATGAATCTTTAATATTCAAAGGGCTTATAAAACTCAATAAATAA
- a CDS encoding L-lactate dehydrogenase produces the protein MIKNKKIVLVGCGAVGTSFIYSAVNQGIAQDYVLIDVFKDAAIGNEMDIADAQAVLPVSFNSIKAGDYADCKDADIIVITAGRPQKPGETRLEMVADNAKIMKQIATQIKKSGFSGITIIASNPVDVLTYVYKTVTGYDSSKVISSGTTLDSARLRRLLAAKLGVMPNTVEAYLLGEHGDSSVAAWSKATVMGKTVQEYIKEGVISEKDLSEIKDEATHLAYKIIEKKRATYYGVGVCLAAIAKAILKNEQKMLLVGAHLNGEYENENIYTSVPCIIGRNGIEKIIKWNLTSKEQTLFNKSCEQLKEVFNTAKKAIA, from the coding sequence ATGATAAAAAATAAAAAAATAGTATTAGTTGGTTGTGGAGCTGTAGGAACAAGTTTTATTTACTCAGCTGTGAACCAAGGAATTGCACAAGATTATGTCTTAATAGATGTATTCAAGGATGCAGCAATAGGAAATGAAATGGATATTGCAGATGCTCAAGCAGTATTGCCAGTATCATTTAATTCAATAAAAGCAGGAGATTATGCGGATTGCAAAGATGCAGACATTATTGTTATTACTGCAGGAAGACCACAAAAACCTGGTGAAACTAGATTAGAAATGGTTGCAGATAATGCAAAAATTATGAAACAAATTGCAACGCAAATTAAAAAATCTGGATTTAGTGGAATTACAATAATTGCTTCAAATCCAGTTGATGTGTTAACTTATGTATACAAAACAGTTACTGGTTATGATAGTTCTAAAGTTATTTCTTCAGGAACAACTTTAGATTCAGCAAGATTAAGAAGACTGTTGGCAGCAAAACTTGGTGTAATGCCAAATACTGTTGAAGCTTACTTATTGGGTGAACATGGAGATTCAAGTGTTGCTGCTTGAAGTAAAGCTACAGTAATGGGCAAAACTGTTCAAGAATATATAAAAGAAGGTGTTATTTCTGAAAAAGATCTTTCAGAAATAAAAGATGAGGCTACGCACTTAGCATACAAAATTATTGAGAAAAAAAGAGCTACATATTATGGTGTAGGAGTTTGTTTAGCAGCAATTGCAAAAGCAATTCTAAAAAACGAACAAAAAATGTTATTGGTTGGAGCTCATTTAAATGGTGAATATGAAAATGAAAATATTTATACTAGTGTTCCATGTATTATTGGAAGAAATGGTATTGAAAAAATAATTAAATGAAATTTAACAAGCAAAGAACAAACTCTTTTTAATAAATCTTGTGAGCAGTTAAAAGAAGTATTCAATACAGCAAAAAAAGCAATAGCTTAG
- a CDS encoding ABC transporter permease, whose translation MKNQKPFFKNSFKNLLRNKIQLITIIVLVFLTAFVFTLSYSSTTRVENSYKNFISQRNSNIHDAVIDLSKASYINDFEKDLFSKNISNSEVRDNLLITYLQNKLKHSSLEFDFDRVESRIATLSTNKTLKVFALNSEQKVDRFVVNKGMSLDLWKKYSQATNINTKRWVYVNEQFANANNIKINDIIRLQDDNYGTSVLVKDSENKKVDFSLYEKIDINSWINNTEYANQNWFQVVGFGSTADFSTPIIDETKPLPNTKEEGLVYIEPSHLGIKNVYYQSIYPDNQFNLLDFESQRIWYTDSEIKNEEIISASSNLDKEISFVLKFKNNKDIKNSTAAINQYLTNLNKSKEIDLYAGYENTINKDIPIAIHRGDIKYKYSNRTEMLAFTIKSYKTFSYIIMLITLAIGIVMLVIMLNNQIKKSFGQSGVLLSLGYKKSSLIWANGLYPLVISITGGLLGYIIGMSMQELVISLTNKFFSIKIEPFNISWESILITVFGMFVFLEIITLITYFYMFNKYTPLQMINFESRSSTNKFKLAIKKTLTKGRKFDGRFKGAILSGSVLKLLSVFSVMLVSSSLITIGAIMPNVLHENKNKTYLINGFDNQIEYESPIYNSPTSFYKTYNPYSTFKDDLDDSKNILDMFLQNNVSEKIYNPSIDVGSLNDMTYKSIDIDYLKNDNLTIELGDIGQDQKNNFYKTVIFNLWSDLKNFNLDKYWNKQAIIDVLASDSKSKENIEDLEKIRQFYLKYKNAIGLENKRKGYIISNGTRLDNRGGPVEAGKPMISETDYYAAFGRSFTFIQVDLTSTGQMKNDEPFEKSLYDYVDRENWTEKRLATIVPIYNWIIAYFFNNLQQAFLQGIYNDAPVLIKKTIEEEYKKEEGNFNVAFGLIPYNEKKEDLGIYLNGYVKNQSLKLYGIKEDNKTQILKDNKTVDLKPQLFNNKNSILVNQSLAKRLKLKVGDKININHIITALNYEQDLLDINSWDSSSMKATSKDDNFTSSKNLYTTSMLSDDGRGWKNKVINQEEDGRVYKSDINFSSPGLVGANAMSKNVASGKISTKNFEKDFEYTIAGVVEQYGENKAWINNETAKIISNYNKTEELLFRLFIKEWSNPKNPNSQIALLVNWIKENQNQNDNSILLKDFKKFASQKNNEIYLKLFEAQYPLFNYKTSFDKSFTDISKGVSTNQKYGDYSMIGLNGGSDNTTSYTSYSTSSIQNALKIDEALKVINRINSTVDMIIYFVVFVTIFLSAIIILLTINLVISENAKIIAVMKILGYKEWYISKLFIGIYIPVAIISSFVGFAIAWAIILLVVKTLSVSLVLPLTFQIWYIIPGVLGTWLLYSISNALSWTSLRKVSMLLAVQGG comes from the coding sequence ATGAAAAATCAAAAACCATTTTTTAAAAATTCATTTAAAAACTTATTAAGAAATAAAATTCAATTAATTACAATTATTGTTCTAGTATTTTTAACAGCATTTGTATTTACATTATCCTATTCTTCAACTACTAGAGTTGAAAATTCATATAAGAATTTTATTTCACAAAGAAATAGTAATATCCATGATGCAGTAATAGATTTATCAAAAGCTTCATATATTAATGACTTTGAAAAAGATTTGTTCAGCAAAAATATTTCAAATTCAGAGGTAAGAGATAATTTATTAATAACTTATTTACAAAATAAATTGAAACATTCAAGTTTGGAATTTGATTTTGATAGAGTAGAGTCTCGTATAGCTACCTTATCAACAAACAAAACGTTAAAAGTCTTTGCGCTAAATTCAGAACAAAAAGTTGATAGGTTTGTTGTTAATAAAGGAATGAGTCTCGATTTATGAAAAAAATATAGTCAAGCAACAAATATAAATACAAAAAGATGAGTATATGTTAATGAACAATTTGCAAATGCTAATAATATAAAAATAAATGACATAATTAGATTACAAGATGATAATTATGGAACAAGTGTCTTAGTAAAAGATAGTGAAAATAAAAAAGTAGATTTTAGTCTTTATGAAAAAATAGATATTAACTCATGAATCAATAATACTGAATATGCAAATCAAAATTGATTTCAGGTTGTTGGATTTGGATCAACTGCAGATTTTTCAACTCCTATAATTGATGAAACAAAACCACTTCCAAATACAAAAGAAGAAGGTTTAGTTTATATTGAACCATCTCATTTAGGTATTAAAAATGTTTATTATCAAAGTATTTATCCTGATAATCAATTTAATCTTTTAGATTTTGAAAGCCAAAGGATATGATATACAGATAGTGAAATAAAAAATGAGGAAATTATTTCTGCTTCTTCAAATTTAGATAAAGAAATAAGTTTTGTTCTTAAATTTAAAAATAATAAAGATATTAAAAATTCAACAGCAGCAATTAATCAATATTTAACTAATTTAAATAAGTCAAAAGAAATTGATTTATATGCTGGATATGAAAACACAATTAATAAAGACATACCAATAGCTATTCATAGAGGAGATATAAAATATAAATATAGCAACAGAACTGAAATGCTAGCGTTTACAATTAAGTCTTACAAAACTTTTAGTTATATTATTATGTTAATAACCTTAGCTATTGGTATTGTAATGCTAGTTATAATGTTAAATAACCAAATTAAAAAATCCTTTGGTCAATCGGGAGTTTTATTATCATTAGGATATAAAAAGTCATCTTTAATTTGAGCAAATGGATTATATCCTTTAGTTATTTCAATTACTGGAGGATTATTAGGTTATATTATTGGAATGAGTATGCAAGAATTAGTTATTTCTTTAACAAATAAATTTTTCTCAATTAAAATTGAACCATTTAATATTTCATGAGAATCAATTTTAATAACAGTCTTTGGGATGTTTGTATTTTTGGAAATAATTACATTAATTACTTATTTCTATATGTTTAATAAATATACACCTCTACAAATGATAAATTTTGAAAGTAGAAGCTCTACAAATAAATTTAAACTTGCAATTAAAAAAACTTTAACAAAAGGTAGAAAATTTGATGGAAGATTTAAAGGTGCAATCTTATCAGGTTCAGTTTTAAAATTGCTTTCTGTATTTTCAGTAATGTTAGTTTCGTCTAGTTTAATTACTATTGGTGCTATAATGCCAAATGTCTTACATGAGAACAAAAATAAAACTTATTTAATAAATGGTTTTGATAATCAAATTGAATATGAAAGCCCAATATATAATTCTCCAACAAGTTTTTATAAAACATATAATCCTTATAGCACTTTTAAAGATGACTTAGATGATTCAAAAAATATTCTTGATATGTTTTTACAAAATAATGTATCAGAAAAAATATATAATCCTTCAATTGATGTTGGTTCATTAAATGATATGACATATAAATCAATTGATATTGATTATTTAAAAAATGATAATTTAACAATAGAGCTGGGTGATATTGGCCAAGATCAAAAAAATAATTTTTACAAAACAGTTATTTTTAATCTTTGATCAGATTTAAAAAACTTTAATTTAGATAAATATTGAAATAAACAAGCTATAATAGATGTTTTAGCAAGTGATTCAAAGTCAAAAGAAAATATTGAAGACTTAGAAAAAATAAGACAGTTTTATTTAAAATATAAAAATGCTATTGGCTTAGAAAATAAAAGGAAAGGTTATATAATTTCTAATGGAACAAGATTAGACAATAGAGGTGGTCCTGTTGAAGCTGGAAAACCAATGATTAGTGAAACTGATTATTATGCTGCTTTTGGAAGAAGTTTTACATTCATTCAAGTAGATCTTACTTCTACTGGTCAAATGAAAAATGATGAGCCATTTGAAAAATCTCTTTATGATTATGTAGATAGAGAAAATTGAACTGAGAAAAGATTAGCAACTATTGTCCCAATTTATAATTGAATAATAGCTTACTTCTTTAATAATTTACAACAAGCATTTTTACAAGGAATTTATAATGATGCTCCAGTTTTAATTAAAAAAACTATCGAAGAAGAATATAAAAAAGAAGAGGGAAATTTTAATGTTGCTTTTGGACTAATTCCTTATAATGAAAAGAAAGAAGATTTGGGAATATATTTAAATGGTTATGTAAAAAATCAAAGTCTAAAATTATATGGAATTAAAGAAGATAATAAAACTCAAATTTTAAAAGATAACAAAACTGTAGATTTAAAACCACAATTGTTTAATAATAAAAATTCAATTTTAGTTAATCAATCACTTGCCAAAAGATTAAAACTGAAAGTTGGAGATAAAATAAATATTAATCATATAATTACTGCTTTAAATTATGAACAAGATTTATTAGATATAAATAGTTGAGATTCATCATCAATGAAAGCTACATCAAAAGATGATAATTTTACTTCTTCAAAAAATCTATATACGACTTCTATGTTATCAGATGATGGACGAGGATGAAAAAATAAAGTAATTAATCAAGAAGAAGATGGAAGAGTTTATAAATCAGATATAAACTTTAGCAGTCCAGGTTTAGTTGGAGCAAATGCTATGTCAAAAAATGTTGCTAGTGGAAAAATTTCAACAAAAAATTTTGAAAAGGATTTTGAATATACTATAGCTGGAGTTGTTGAACAATATGGTGAAAATAAAGCTTGAATTAACAATGAAACTGCTAAAATAATTTCAAATTATAATAAAACAGAGGAATTATTATTTAGATTATTTATCAAAGAATGAAGTAATCCTAAAAATCCTAATAGTCAGATAGCCTTGCTAGTAAATTGAATTAAAGAAAATCAAAATCAAAATGATAACTCCATTCTATTAAAGGATTTTAAAAAATTTGCGAGTCAAAAAAATAACGAAATCTATTTAAAACTATTTGAAGCTCAATACCCACTATTTAACTATAAAACTTCTTTTGACAAGAGTTTTACTGATATTTCAAAAGGAGTTTCAACTAATCAAAAATATGGAGATTATTCAATGATTGGATTAAATGGTGGAAGTGATAATACAACTTCTTATACAAGCTATTCAACTAGTTCTATTCAAAATGCTTTAAAAATAGATGAAGCTTTAAAAGTAATAAATCGAATTAATAGTACTGTTGATATGATTATTTACTTTGTTGTTTTTGTAACTATCTTTTTAAGCGCTATTATTATTTTATTAACAATTAATTTAGTAATTTCAGAGAATGCTAAAATTATAGCAGTTATGAAAATACTTGGTTATAAAGAATGATACATTAGTAAATTATTTATAGGTATTTATATACCTGTAGCAATTATAAGTTCATTTGTTGGATTTGCAATTGCATGAGCAATAATTCTATTAGTTGTTAAAACACTTTCCGTTAGTTTAGTTTTACCATTAACATTCCAAATTTGATATATCATTCCTGGAGTTTTAGGAACTTGACTATTATATTCAATAAGTAATGCATTAAGTTGAACATCACTTAGAAAAGTAAGTATGTTATTAGCAGTTCAAGGAGGTTAA
- the rplM gene encoding 50S ribosomal protein L13: MKQTTLIKTADIAKKWYVVDATGATLGRLSTQIAMVLRGKNKPTFTPHINNGDHVIVINAEKIVLSGKKENDKNYYHHSMHPGGLKSRNVATQRKLFPERIIERAVRLMLPKNVQGGNQYRALHVYAGNEHPHQAQNPEILVVQSKKGDSK, encoded by the coding sequence ATGAAACAAACTACACTTATTAAAACAGCAGATATTGCTAAAAAATGATATGTAGTTGACGCAACTGGAGCAACTTTAGGTAGATTATCTACTCAAATTGCTATGGTTCTAAGAGGAAAAAATAAACCAACATTTACACCCCATATTAATAATGGTGATCATGTAATTGTAATTAATGCAGAAAAAATAGTTTTATCAGGTAAAAAAGAAAATGATAAAAACTATTACCACCACTCAATGCACCCAGGGGGATTAAAATCTAGAAACGTTGCCACACAACGTAAATTATTCCCTGAAAGAATTATTGAGCGTGCAGTAAGATTAATGTTACCTAAAAATGTTCAAGGAGGGAATCAATACCGTGCATTACACGTTTATGCAGGTAATGAACATCCACACCAAGCACAAAATCCAGAAATTTTAGTAGTTCAATCAAAAAAAGGAGATAGTAAATAA
- the coaD gene encoding pantetheine-phosphate adenylyltransferase, which translates to MKKAIYPGSFDPFHEGHLNILVKAAKLFDEVIVVITKNISKSEKPDLNQRIEKIKSMIKGLKNVKIEINENKLTADFAKQRKIKYIVRGIRDSQTLDYEIELYDGNKSIYDELETILFLSDNKNRKISSTLLKEIEKYKSEE; encoded by the coding sequence ATGAAAAAGGCCATTTATCCAGGAAGTTTTGATCCTTTTCATGAAGGACACTTAAATATTTTAGTAAAAGCTGCAAAACTATTTGATGAAGTGATTGTTGTTATTACAAAAAATATTTCAAAAAGTGAAAAGCCTGATTTGAATCAAAGAATTGAAAAAATAAAATCAATGATTAAGGGTTTAAAAAATGTAAAAATTGAAATAAATGAAAATAAATTAACTGCCGACTTTGCAAAACAAAGAAAAATAAAATACATTGTAAGGGGAATAAGAGATTCTCAGACTTTGGATTATGAAATAGAACTTTATGATGGAAATAAAAGTATTTATGATGAGTTAGAAACAATCTTATTTTTATCTGATAATAAAAATAGAAAAATTTCATCAACTTTATTAAAAGAAATAGAAAAATACAAAAGCGAGGAATAG